DNA sequence from the Pseudoglutamicibacter cumminsii genome:
GCGCCCACGACCAGGAACAGCGCGGATTTGAACAGGCCGTGGCCGAGCATGAGCGCGAGCCCGCCGAGCATCGCCGCTGGAGTTCCGATGCCGAGGACCGCGATGATGAGGCCGAGCTGCGACACGGTTCCGTAAGCGAGGACGAGCTTGATGTCGGTTTGGCGCAGAGCACGCCAGCCGCCCAGCAACAGGGTGTAGAGGCCGAATCCGACGGTCAGTAGCGTCCAGCCAGGGATGCCCGAGAACCCTGGCGCCAAACGCGCGACGATGTAGACGCCCGCTTTGACCATCGCCGCCGCGTGGAGATAAGCCGAGACCGGGGTTGGTGCGGCCATCGCGCCGGGAAGCCAGAAGTGGAACGGGAACAGCGCAGACTTGGAAATCGCGCCCACCAGGATGAGGATGATCGCGGCTGTGACCACGGGATTCTCCGGGGTGAGCGCGTCGGTCATCATGAGGATCTCGGATAGCCGGAACGTTCCGGCGGTGACTCCAAGCATCACGAGCCCACCGAACAACGCAAGACCACCAGCGGTGGTGACGATCAGCGCGGTGAGTGCTGAACGGCGGGCGGAGAGACGCGAGCGGGCGTAACCGATCAGCAGGTAGGAGAGGATGGTGGTCATCTCCCAGAAAATGAAGAGGGAGATCAAGTCATCTGACGTCACAAGGCCGAACATTGCGGCCGCGAACGCCGTCAGTTGCGCTGCGAACGGCCCGATCGAGGCGTCTTCAGATTTGAAGTAGCGGGCGCAGTACAGCAACACGAGCGCGCCCACTCCGAGGATCAAAAAGCTTAGAGCAGCAGCCAGCGGATCCAAGCGGAAAGCGAATTCCACATCGAACGTTGGAATCCACGTATATTCCTCTTGCGGAATAAGATCTTGGCCGACCGTTCCCGGGGCAATTTCCCCTAAGTTTCTGGGCATCCCCTGCAGGACCACACTGGTCAGCCACACGAAACTCGCGGCCGGGACCAGCGCCAAAACATAGAACGCGTTCCTACCAATCCAGCGCACCAAAAGCGGGGCCAAAAATGCCGCGACGAACAGTGCAAACAGGACTGGGAGCACGGTTTCACCTAACGTCTCGATGTACGGGACAAACTGGGACCGCCCATCCAAACAGTCCACAATCTCTTTTATTCTACGGAACCCCGCCATAGGCTCTTCACATGCACACAACCTCTCACGCCACCCCAGGCGCTCCGCAGGCCTACGGTCAGGGCACTAAGAAACAGGTCTTCACGTGGTCGTTGTGGGACTGGGGCGAGAACGTCACCAACTCCATCATGCTCACGTTCGTGTTCACGGTTTACCTGACGTCATCATCGTTCGGTGACCCTGACGAGAACGCGTCCCAGCTTTCGCTCGCGGTCGCGTTGACGGGTGCCGTGATCGCGTTGACGGCTCCCGTTCTGGGGTTGCGAGCTGACCGCAGCGGTAAGCGTAAGCAGTGGCTCGCGTTCCACACCGGGATGATCGTTCTCGCGACTGCGGCGTGCTTCTTCATCAAGCCGGAGCCGGCGTATTTGTGGCCCGGGATCCTCTTGATCTGTGTTGCTACGTTCTTCAGCGAGATCGCGAACGTGAACTATTACGCGATCCTCCCGCAGATCGCCCCGAAACATAAGATCGGCCGAATCTCCGGTATCGGGTGGGCTTTCGGTTATCTGGGTGGCATTGTCGCGCTCGCGGCGGTTTTGTTCGTGTTCGTGCAACCGGTGGTTCCGTGGTTCGGTTCGAATCCCGATGAGGGCTTCAACATCCGCATGGTCGCTGTGTTCTGTGCGGTGTGGATGGCGGTGTTCTGCGCGCCGATGTTCTTCAGCGTCCCGGAAATCCCTGCGGTTCCGGGGCCTAAAGCGAGCTGGCGTGAGTCATATGTGATGTTGTGGCGCAGCATCAAGAGCTTGTGGCACAAGGACCGGCCGACGGTGTGGTTCTTGTTGGCTTCTGCGATCTACCGGGATGGTTTGGCGACTGTTTTCACGTTCGGCGGGATCATCGCTGCGACCGTTTTCGGCATGGATCAGACCGAGGTGATTCTGTTCGCGCTGGTTGGCAACGTAGTTGCGGCTACCGGCGCGATCATTGGCGGTTGGCTTGACGATGTCGTGGGCCCTCGCGCTGTCATCATGGTTGCGTTGATCGCGCTGATCGGTGCTGGGCTGGGTGTTTTGTTCTCTCAGGAAAGCTGGCAGTTCTGGGTCTTCGGACTCTTCCTGTGCCTCTTGGTGGGGCCAGCACAGTCCTCATCGCGTGCACTGCTCGCACGCCGCACTACCGAGCACACCGCGGGTGAGCTTTTCGGCCTGTACGCGACCACGGGCCGCGCTGTCACGTTCCTTGGCCCCGGGCTGTTCTCGGCCTCGATCTACGTGGCCTCGAAAGTCATGGACAATATGGGCGTGGATGGCAGCGCAACCCGCTACGGCATCGTCGGCATCCTGGTGATCTTCGTGGTCGGCATCGTTCTGTTCTCGCTGGTTCCAGGGATCAAGCGGGAGGACACGACCACGCGCGCCGCCTAGTCTTCGATGCGGGTGCGGTGGAAGTTCAGGTGCGAACGCGACGCGGTAGGGCCACGCTGGCCCTGGTAACGGTTGAGGTACGGGCCGGTTCCGTAAGCGTGCTCAGCTGGTGAGGACAGCTGGAAGAAGCACAACTGCCCGACCTTGGAGCCTGGCCACAGCATGATCGGCAGGGTCGACATGTTGGAAAGCTCGAGGGTCACGTGC
Encoded proteins:
- a CDS encoding MFS transporter; its protein translation is MHTTSHATPGAPQAYGQGTKKQVFTWSLWDWGENVTNSIMLTFVFTVYLTSSSFGDPDENASQLSLAVALTGAVIALTAPVLGLRADRSGKRKQWLAFHTGMIVLATAACFFIKPEPAYLWPGILLICVATFFSEIANVNYYAILPQIAPKHKIGRISGIGWAFGYLGGIVALAAVLFVFVQPVVPWFGSNPDEGFNIRMVAVFCAVWMAVFCAPMFFSVPEIPAVPGPKASWRESYVMLWRSIKSLWHKDRPTVWFLLASAIYRDGLATVFTFGGIIAATVFGMDQTEVILFALVGNVVAATGAIIGGWLDDVVGPRAVIMVALIALIGAGLGVLFSQESWQFWVFGLFLCLLVGPAQSSSRALLARRTTEHTAGELFGLYATTGRAVTFLGPGLFSASIYVASKVMDNMGVDGSATRYGIVGILVIFVVGIVLFSLVPGIKREDTTTRAA